The following DNA comes from Erythrolamprus reginae isolate rEryReg1 chromosome 8, rEryReg1.hap1, whole genome shotgun sequence.
AGCCGGCGCTGGCGGCGGGGCTGTGGCTGGAGCTGGGCAACGAGCTGCGCTCCGCCGGCGAGCCCAGCCAAGCCGTGCCGGCTTTCCTGCGCGCCGCTGACCTGCTGGCCGCGGGCCACCTGCCCTTGGAGGCCCTGCACGGACTGCGCGACGTGGCCTCCTGCCTGCTGCTCGGCCGCGACTACGACGGCGCCCTGGCGGTGCTCACGCAGGCCCAGCAGCTGGCCCAAGGGGGCGGTGGATCCGCCACCAGCGCCCCTgcctcctcttcatcctcctccggCGGTGCCCCCTCACTGCCCGGCGCTTTCCTGGACCACCTGCTCCACTGCGAGGTCACCCGAGTGCTGCTCTTGCTCCTGCTGCAGCCTCCTCCGTCCAAGCTGCTGCCTGAGCACGCCCAGACCTTGGAGAAGTACTCCTGGGAAGCCCTGGATGCCTCCTCAGGCTATGTCCCTCCACAGCTTTTCTTGCTGCTTCAGTCGGCCGTGATGGCCTGTCAGGAGAAAGACTTGGAGTCCCTGAAGGTTTTGCAGAAGGAACTTTGGCTGCTGCTAACAGCTGAGCAGAACAACCTGCTGCACCTGGTGGTACAGGAGATGATCACTCCATCAGGGCAGGGGTTCTGATTATGTTTGTGCTCCTCGTGGTACTTTTCCATCCATGGAAAGGTCTtgtggaagaggggaaagaattgAATGAAACTTACTTCAGAAGTCAGTGGGAAGGAAATAAAGCTTATAATTTTCATTCCTCTGTGTATTAAATGTCATGAAGCTTCCCACAGGATGGAGGACACTTATAGGTCCCAATACCTTGGATTATATCTCCTATTAAGCATTTCCCCCCCCATGCCTGTGGGAG
Coding sequences within:
- the LOC139171512 gene encoding 40-kDa huntingtin-associated protein-like, which encodes MLSVPGTGAGSSSGFGPGEASSGAGAGGDFLTRYRLVSSKLRKRFLRKPNVSEASEQFAALARELRAQESLPYAAWCQLAVARCAQSLGHPAGEAAALAEAARLWLRHERELRLRQGAGLGLSDFLPAAHGCVAFAARLHVDMGQPALAAGLWLELGNELRSAGEPSQAVPAFLRAADLLAAGHLPLEALHGLRDVASCLLLGRDYDGALAVLTQAQQLAQGGGGSATSAPASSSSSSGGAPSLPGAFLDHLLHCEVTRVLLLLLLQPPPSKLLPEHAQTLEKYSWEALDASSGYVPPQLFLLLQSAVMACQEKDLESLKVLQKELWLLLTAEQNNLLHLVVQEMITPSGQGF